CCTCGATCACGTCCTCGCGGGATTCGCAGATCTCCAGGATCGGCGCGCGGTAAATCGTGATGCGGTCCGGCAGCGAGCCGGCGTCCCACCATGAGTCCCGTTCGGTCAGCGGCACACCCTCGTATAAGCCCAGCAGCACGGTGTCCGGGTCCTCGCCGGGCTGGGGGATGTAGTCGTCCTCGATGAAGATGGCCACATTGTTCATGGTCTTGGCGAGTTCAGCCGGGATGTGGTCCAGGGCGTCAGTCACCGCGGCTTCGAAGTCCGACTCGGACATCGGGAACGGTGCGCGGGTGTGGCCGGTGCCGTGTCCGCCGTCGTCCGGTCGGTCCGGGATGATTGGCAGGCCTGGCGGCAGGGAAGCTGGCATAGCTGAAACCCTAGCGCCGA
This genomic window from Arthrobacter sp. EM1 contains:
- a CDS encoding metallopeptidase family protein encodes the protein MPASLPPGLPIIPDRPDDGGHGTGHTRAPFPMSESDFEAAVTDALDHIPAELAKTMNNVAIFIEDDYIPQPGEDPDTVLLGLYEGVPLTERDSWWDAGSLPDRITIYRAPILEICESREDVIEEVTVTVVHEIAHHFGISDERLHELGWG